A stretch of Eleutherodactylus coqui strain aEleCoq1 chromosome 2, aEleCoq1.hap1, whole genome shotgun sequence DNA encodes these proteins:
- the LOC136613042 gene encoding uncharacterized protein: MSMGERRICRSVQINKKCLKDQPSPTTITKHHTSPSYTACHHQTSYLIIIHHPSSPKIIPHHHILPAITKHHTSPSYTACHHQTSYLIIIHHPSSPKIIPHHHILPAITKHHTSSSCTTPHHQTSYFIIIHHPSSPNITPHHHILPAITKLHTSSSFTTPHHQRLYLIIIHHPSSPNITPHHHILPAITKHHTSSSFITPHHQTLHLIIIYCPPSPNIIPHHHSSPLITKHYTSSSYTARHHQTSYLIIIHHPSSPNIIPHHHSPPLITKHHTSSSFTARHYQTSYLIIIHHHQTSYLIIIHYQTSYLIIIHHPHHQTLHLIIIYCPPSPNIIPHHHSPPLITKHHNSSP, encoded by the exons ATGAGCATGGGAGAAAGAAGGATCTGCAGAAGTGTGCAAATCAACAAGAAATGCCTTAAAGACCAACCATCACCCACCACCATCACCAAAC ATCACACCTCACCATCATATACTGCCTGCCATCACCAAACTTCATACCTCATCATCATTCACCACCCCTCATCACCAAAGATTATACCTCACCATCATATACTGCCCGCCATCACCAAACATCACACCTCACCATCATATACTGCCTGCCATCACCAAACTTCATACCTCATCATCATTCACCACCCCTCATCACCAAAGATTATACCTCATCATCATATACTGCCCGCCATCACCAAACATCATACCTCATCATCATGCACCACCCCCCATCACCAAACATCGTATTTCATCATCATTCATCACCCCTCATCACCAAACATTACACCTCATCATCATATACTGCCTGCCATCACCAAACTTCATACCTCATCATCATTCACCACCCCTCATCACCAAAGATTATACCTCATCATCATTCATCACCCCTCATCACCAAACATTACACCTCATCATCATATACTGCCCGCCATCACCAAACATCATACCTCATCATCATTCATCACCCCTCATCACCAAACATTACACCTCATCATCATATACTGCCCGCCATCACCAAACATCATACCTCATCATCATTCATCACCCCTCATCACCAAACATTACACCTCATCATCATATACTGCCCGCCATCACCAAACATCATACCTCATCATCATTCATCACCCCTCATCACCAAACATCATACCTCATCATCATTCACCACCCCTCATCACCAAACATCATACCTCATCGTCATTCACCGCCCGCCATTACCAAACATCATACCTCATCATCATTCACCACCACCAAACATCATACCTCATCATCATTCATTACCAAACATCATACCTCATCATCATTCACCACCCCCATCACCAAACATTACACCTCATCATCATATACTGCCCGCCATCACCAAACATCATACCTCATCATCATTCACCACCCCTCATCACCAAACATCATAACTCGTCACCCTGA
- the LOC136613043 gene encoding vitelline membrane outer layer protein 1 homolog, protein MLAVLLILVTLQNLVAAQKSSPSTISVPNGDRRGTWGPMEVCDKGTLVRGFQLKVEPEQGPLDDTALCGIKLVCTYPGSKDVVKYITSSVGEFGDWGPIIWCSSGYFTRFSLKVESAGTDDDTAVNEIKFGDTNNDEIKGEGGPWGKYGPYSNECSAGIVGMRVKLQESRGLFHDDVGVTDVECKCLV, encoded by the exons ATGTTGGCCGTCCTTCTCATCTTGGTGACTCTGCAGAACTTGGTGGCGGCTCAAAAGAGCTCTCCAAGCACCATATCAGTTCCGAATGGAGATAGAAGGGGTACCTGGGGCCCCATGGAGGTTTGTGACAAAGGAACACTGGTGCGAGGCTTCCAGCTTAAA GTGGAGCCTGAACAAGGACCTCTAGATGACACGGCTCTGTGTGGAATCAAATTGGTGTGCACATATCCAGGATCGAAGGACGTGGTGAAGTACATTACATCCTCTGTTGGGGA GTTTGGCGATTGGGGACCTATTATCTGGTGTAGTTCAGGATATTTCACACGCTTCTCCTTAAAGGTTGAGTCTGCGGGTACAGACGATGACACGGCCGTCAATGAGATCAAATTCGGGGACACTAACAACGATGAGATAAAGGGTGAGGGCGGGCCCTGGGGGAAATACGGACCCTACAGCAACGAGTGCAGCGCAGGAATTGTCGGAATGCGAGTCAAACTCCAGGAGTCTCGAGGCCTTTTCCATGATGACGTCGGTGTCACAGATGTGGAGTGTAAATGTCTTGTCTGA